Proteins found in one Brachyspira murdochii DSM 12563 genomic segment:
- a CDS encoding permease prefix domain 1-containing protein → MNINDFYKNIKKKYPNTKEVLEQLDEIKDMLNSKVKEYVKDGLKYEEACTKAIEELGNIDEVFEDISKDAKIVYNVYIKILTALISSFSTAFLVFILGLIIENVSIFNETTKIGYKLTMPYFYLMLFVYIVVYSLWNFSDNIKPKIRKYGHDIYKINLKNSIIAVILYSVIMFIINILTIKYNDYLWFIWAFIGILNWTISIIADYYLFRSKIFEYKK, encoded by the coding sequence ATGAATATTAATGATTTTTATAAAAATATAAAAAAGAAATACCCTAATACTAAAGAAGTTCTTGAGCAGTTAGATGAAATAAAAGATATGCTTAATTCTAAAGTTAAAGAATATGTAAAAGATGGTTTGAAATATGAAGAAGCATGCACTAAAGCTATAGAAGAGCTTGGAAATATTGATGAAGTTTTTGAAGATATAAGTAAAGATGCTAAAATTGTTTATAATGTTTATATAAAAATATTAACAGCTTTAATATCTTCTTTTTCTACAGCTTTTTTGGTTTTTATTTTGGGTTTGATTATAGAGAATGTAAGTATTTTTAATGAAACTACTAAAATCGGATATAAACTTACTATGCCTTATTTTTATTTGATGTTATTTGTTTATATAGTTGTTTATTCACTTTGGAATTTCTCTGATAATATCAAACCTAAAATAAGAAAATATGGCCATGATATTTATAAAATTAATTTAAAAAACTCAATTATTGCAGTTATATTATATTCTGTAATAATGTTTATCATCAATATACTTACTATTAAGTATAATGATTATTTATGGTTTATTTGGGCTTTTATCGGAATATTAAATTGGACTATTTCTATAATTGCTGATTACTATTTATTTAGGAGTAAAATATTTGAATATAAAAAATAA
- a CDS encoding permease prefix domain 1-containing protein, giving the protein MIDDFCNELKNKYPNTQKVRDQIEELRNYLYMKTEEYINNGKDEKEAFYNAIKSFGDIDTLIEEISKDAKIVNKYRLYLFSAIIDIFVVVFLSLLLCFISLKNNNISFFSYINNSLIAGMFFIISGIIAIFLSTVIPFINMRNIYETVEYTYSDYKINLKYSIIGFIIISMAVFIFNIIFSPHHIWFLFVIIYASSWPLTVFFFYKFFKCSKRN; this is encoded by the coding sequence ATGATTGATGATTTTTGTAATGAATTAAAAAATAAATACCCTAATACTCAAAAAGTTAGGGATCAGATTGAAGAGCTTAGAAATTATTTATACATGAAAACTGAAGAATATATTAATAATGGAAAAGATGAAAAAGAAGCTTTTTACAACGCAATTAAATCTTTTGGAGATATTGATACTCTTATTGAAGAGATATCTAAGGATGCAAAAATTGTTAATAAATACAGATTATATTTATTTTCTGCTATTATTGATATTTTTGTTGTAGTTTTTTTAAGTTTGTTATTATGTTTTATTTCTTTGAAAAATAATAATATATCATTTTTTTCTTATATAAATAACTCTTTAATTGCCGGTATGTTTTTTATTATTTCTGGGATAATTGCTATTTTTTTAAGTACAGTAATACCTTTTATTAATATGCGTAATATATACGAAACAGTAGAATATACTTATAGTGATTATAAAATAAACTTAAAATATTCTATAATAGGTTTTATTATTATATCTATGGCAGTATTTATATTTAATATTATTTTCAGCCCGCATCATATTTGGTTTCTATTTGTTATTATATATGCTTCTTCTTGGCCTTTAACTGTATTTTTCTTTTATAAATTTTTTAAATGTTCAAAAAGGAACTGA
- a CDS encoding PadR family transcriptional regulator: protein MYIESDIIRGHIDAVVLHFLKDNDSYGYELSKLITDKTNGEYEINGQTLYSAIRRLEGKKLIESYWGNESQGGRRKYYKITEEGKSFLKEETEIWIFTKKIIDKLLDIK, encoded by the coding sequence ATGTATATAGAAAGCGATATCATACGAGGTCATATAGATGCTGTAGTTTTGCATTTTTTAAAAGATAATGATTCCTATGGTTATGAACTTTCTAAATTGATAACTGATAAGACAAATGGAGAATATGAGATTAATGGACAGACTTTATATAGTGCTATAAGAAGGCTTGAAGGTAAAAAGTTAATAGAGAGTTATTGGGGTAATGAAAGTCAGGGCGGAAGAAGAAAATATTATAAAATTACTGAAGAAGGTAAAAGTTTTTTGAAAGAAGAAACAGAGATATGGATTTTTACTAAAAAAATAATAGATAAACTTCTTGATATTAAATAG
- a CDS encoding ankyrin repeat domain-containing protein — protein sequence MKRIKFLAIFLTFSYSIFALTTNETSLFNAINEKNADNVSNILSNSMDIDINVLDGEGYTPLHRAIYNRDLNTVNTLLQDENINVNSKLDMKVSIDGWYLGGASPLILASYIGDANIVKALLDNNANIKAKDDVDGSMAIHMASANGNNEVIAILLEKDPTTINDTDNRGNTPLHWASMKDKPDTVKLLMENGADIEAKDADGWTALHYAAAFSSLQTVQALVDLGADKESLTKDGNTPLYYARRDDVKNYLTGNIAREDADDETAAADNNTEENAAEETQDEVVQADAGETIDENMQGEIAEESVPEQNAAAVYDTENNNEQKPLDVKQLELLVAVKDYDIIAINTLIKEGVNPNFVDENGYSPLHLAVINNSLDSVEALLSYKDINKEVKLPYEATLDNWYLGGATPLITASYIGNADIMYTLIEAGCDIRARDDIDGAMPVHVASANGNDDALILLLEKDKTLVNETDNNGNDTPLHWASMKDNPSTVLVLLKYGADTKIQNSDGNTALHYAAMYASSDVIKNIVSSDKSSVNIANNEGMYPIHYAALEDNSDALVSLVQDGGADVNIKDSTGDTALHYSAAYGNMDSVMALVEKCNADKNIKDGDGYTAADLAYDNGYENIASYLRGDSKYIPENNNNTTTNDDKKELVLPEYIRKPDLNKKWW from the coding sequence GTGAAACGTATTAAATTTTTAGCTATATTCTTAACTTTTAGTTATTCTATATTCGCATTAACAACAAATGAAACTAGCTTGTTTAATGCTATTAATGAAAAAAACGCAGATAATGTATCGAATATATTATCTAATTCTATGGATATAGATATAAATGTGTTGGACGGGGAAGGGTATACTCCTTTACATAGAGCAATTTATAATAGAGATTTAAACACTGTAAATACTTTGCTTCAAGATGAAAATATAAATGTTAATTCCAAACTAGATATGAAGGTAAGCATAGACGGCTGGTATTTGGGCGGTGCAAGTCCTTTGATTTTAGCTTCATATATAGGCGATGCAAATATAGTTAAGGCTTTGCTTGATAATAATGCTAATATTAAAGCTAAAGATGATGTTGATGGAAGTATGGCTATACATATGGCATCAGCTAATGGGAATAATGAAGTAATAGCAATACTTTTGGAGAAAGATCCTACTACAATAAATGATACAGATAATAGAGGAAATACTCCTTTGCATTGGGCTTCTATGAAAGATAAGCCAGACACAGTTAAATTATTAATGGAAAATGGTGCGGATATAGAAGCAAAAGATGCAGACGGCTGGACGGCTCTTCATTATGCAGCTGCTTTCTCTTCACTTCAGACCGTTCAGGCTCTTGTTGATTTGGGTGCTGATAAAGAGAGTTTAACTAAAGACGGAAATACTCCTCTATATTATGCAAGACGTGATGATGTGAAAAATTATTTAACTGGTAATATAGCAAGAGAGGACGCTGATGATGAAACTGCTGCTGCTGATAATAATACAGAAGAAAATGCAGCAGAAGAAACTCAAGATGAAGTGGTTCAGGCAGATGCGGGAGAAACTATAGATGAAAATATGCAAGGCGAAATAGCTGAAGAGTCCGTTCCAGAACAGAATGCTGCTGCTGTATATGATACTGAAAATAATAATGAACAAAAACCTCTTGATGTTAAACAGCTTGAACTTTTAGTTGCTGTAAAAGATTATGATATAATAGCTATAAATACTTTAATAAAAGAAGGAGTTAATCCTAACTTCGTAGATGAAAACGGATATTCTCCTTTGCATTTAGCTGTTATCAATAATAGCCTAGATTCTGTAGAGGCTTTGCTTTCTTATAAAGACATAAATAAAGAGGTAAAACTACCTTATGAAGCTACTTTGGATAATTGGTATTTGGGCGGAGCTACTCCTTTAATAACTGCTTCATACATAGGAAATGCTGATATAATGTATACTCTTATAGAGGCTGGATGTGATATAAGAGCAAGAGATGATATAGACGGAGCTATGCCTGTACATGTGGCTTCTGCTAATGGGAATGATGACGCTTTAATATTATTATTAGAAAAAGATAAAACATTGGTTAATGAAACAGACAATAATGGAAATGACACTCCTTTGCATTGGGCTTCTATGAAAGATAATCCTTCTACAGTTCTTGTACTTTTAAAATATGGTGCTGATACAAAAATACAAAACTCTGATGGTAATACGGCACTTCATTATGCAGCAATGTATGCTTCTTCTGATGTTATAAAAAATATAGTTTCTTCTGATAAATCAAGTGTTAATATAGCTAACAATGAAGGTATGTACCCTATACATTATGCTGCTTTGGAAGATAATTCTGATGCTTTAGTATCTTTAGTTCAGGACGGAGGAGCTGATGTTAATATAAAAGACTCTACTGGAGATACAGCTTTACATTATTCAGCTGCTTACGGAAATATGGATAGCGTTATGGCATTGGTAGAAAAATGTAATGCTGATAAAAATATAAAAGATGGAGACGGTTATACAGCTGCTGATTTGGCTTATGATAATGGATATGAAAATATAGCTTCTTATTTGAGAGGTGATTCTAAGTATATACCTGAAAATAATAACAATACTACTACTAATGATGATAAAAAAGAATTAGTTCTTCCAGAATATATAAGAAAACCAGATTTAAATAAAAAATGGTGGTAA